accccacacacaacacacacacacaccacacaaccacacacacaccacacacacacacacacaagattcacacacacacacagattctcaaaaacacacacattcacacacacacacattcacacacacacacattcacacacacacacatgcatttacacatacacacatgcatttacacacacgcacgcacaaacgcacgcacacacgcacgccacacactttcacacacacacacacacccacacccacagattcacacacacacacacacacacacacacacacacaaaacaccacaccccacacacacacacacacaacacacacacaccacacacacagattcacacacacacacatgtgtatatattatatatatatatatatatatatatatatatatatatatattatatatatatatatattatatatatattatatatataatgtttttttttttttaacggtaggttcatgtttgagccgccgtggtcacagtatgatacttaattgtagttttcatgtgatgctcttggagcgagtacgtggtagggtccccagttcctttccaaggagagtgccggtgttacctttttacgtaatcattctctctattttatccgggcttgggaccagcaccgacttggagtaatggagcaaTGCAAGGCTACATTGATATTGCCCATTCAGCCACCCAGTGgtcaaataggcaatcgaggtaaagttccttgcccaaggaatttcatcgtatctaggttcgatttacctaaaattatttaaatcagtgcaagtgcacacaccaagcaccgcatgcgagtacgtggtgCATCCAAGTACACACGCATCGCTCGCGTGCATATGTGactacttgcactgatttatatatatatatatatatatatatatatatatatataatatatatatatatatatatatatatatatatatatgtgtgtgtgtgtgtgtgtgtgtataatagtaaATGGTGggtttggcatctactattttccTGGTATATAGCTCTTTATGGAGTGCTTGTTGTGGGTGTGAttacccacaggtatggctgagtgTTGAAGGTGAAGCGGAGATCAACGAGTGAGCTGGTTGGCTCTCCAATCAGCTAAgggctgggcagtccttgtgttgctgctgctgctgttgtcgtggtcCGCTTGAGGATTGGGGCATGCTGATCTCGGTcggttcgtttgagatttgcgaagatctggcttcgcccggccttcatacatatggcccatAACTGTGTCGGTTATTTATGGctctcattttattttcagtGTTTACCGTGGTGGCAGGATTGCCACAGTTGCTCCTACCTCCATGATGTAAACATGCGGCAtagcatctgagttatcgggtttggctgccctttctctgatatgagcaaatcTGCCTAGTTGTAGGTTTACCCTTAGATCGGCTGGCAGACCGTTGCTGCTTgttgcagagaactcgtgcaccagtctgtttgcttctgattgagggtcatggTGTATGTAccttggggctgagcggctagtagctcgcttGATCCGTTGGCACACCTCTGTAAGGATGGTTCGGTGATCAAAGGACctgcaccattccagccacttttcctgcctgactgtTCATGGCAGTTTCCTTAGCAtctctgactgcttcccttaggagggctaggttgtcaggggttctttgccttcagaaatgttttctacacttgttcactctgtggttgacttccttaatatgtcattaaagtaccaggggTCTTCATAATTCCTAGACTATGGCCCAGTTATGGTATAGTCTGtaaggctgcttgatttatggcactgatgaGTCTGGCTTCAAACACTTCCATGTTTTCAGTCTGTGGGAGTTCAGTGCTTGTAAGAcaagtgggccaaggcattctgaaaggcttgccagtggccttgtctgttttccatcttggatttgcttgggGCATTTGGGCTGGGGCAGTATCCATGAAGGTAGTAAcaatgccataatggtcacttgtgacagtctcatcgacacatcATCTGATACTCGTCACCAGAGCTGGCaatggccaaggtgaggtctaagACCCTCttctgacatgtgttggctcttaGCTATTGAGAAaaagcgatctcggggaaagtttCAGTCACATTGCCTAAGTGATgacctgccgcatccggtgccctgcagggagccaggatgggggtggtgtgcattgaagtctccctctctgatcacttggtcttgtgctgcagtagcacagacctagctgatgtctaagctcctacagcctggcttgctgtacacattttacagcacccccccccccccgctgccaggtgaatctcaacagtaAGAGATTCAAACATCccctccacagtgcggtgcaccGGCTgttgcagagcaagggattgttgctctgaccagggtgatcaagcctgagggattgagggatcttcatcagTTTtggggctgtttgtcaggctatccttGGGTCCACTGGAAGgtagagagcctttggtagctctgacttttgtttgttttttctcacttcaggctttgtctgtgtatcttttctctttgctgattttacctgggtaaggtcagcttgttctggcactggctgcacagattcagcctgtcttggctctgcctgtgagggcatggccaggattggagtgggggggggaggtctcaTCCTGGAGTGAGGGtagggctgctttggctctgttcagcttcctccctttcaggactgcaacagtctgggtcattgccgtcatagCGACTGTGACTGTCTCCTCCGactcactggacctccccaaagcaGCAATCAACAGAAGAGctatatcttcctcatcaaagaggatattatcgtctcttgggagcTTTGCAGTGCTCCTTGAaccttattcctgtggttctttttctgcctttTGAAATGGttagaaactcctttttattggagatatcttGTGTTGGCTgtgaggggcttccttcctcttaggaggtcgggaagtcttttctcttttattctttcccgAGACATTTGTGCCTGGggaagcaggaacaaagtctggtcactttttagcaacctcttgtcgcctgaggacTGCCTCTTTcttggcagagcaagccaggctccaggtttgatgccccttggcacagttgggatattttgcttgtgtccctttggccttccttgtgggccttgaggcacacctcgttGTTGTGTGACTTGCTACAGACactacatttaggcttggccttgcaactagcctggtggtgactgtatctttggcacttacaGCACTAAAGAGGCTCTGGCACACAAGTTCTTAAGCcgaaggtgccccagttacccagatcaaggatagtgattggggctcctttcaaggtcagcAGGACTTGCCTGGTTCGGCTCTTCCCTTTTGACATTCGGGAAgcatccacgacctgtgggtgtgatgttatcacatccatatcatatgataatgagaagccaagtaacaccatcttgactctctatcatcgggattcagtgtgagagacacactttcccCCCAGGTTTAGAaggaaccttgaactgtgggaaatgcctaggggaTCCAAACTCTCCTCAGAGTATGTCTCCAGCCTGGGTCATTTCGTACCAGCCTTTTGGCTTAAATTGTGGGCTCTCGTCGTGGGAGCAGATCCTGTTTTgtctggttcagcttgtgctcccatctcgatcAAAGAGGGcatctgaggggtactcagaggtctccctgatttgggtgctatCTTGGAGAGGCCAGCActagagtccatctgctggacaatctcatagACAGACGTGTTTTTGgcgtccattttagcagcagctctgacagagtcaacctgtgctttacattttctcttgccactagaatcCATGTATGGCTTAAAGtgactgccgtggtctgggccttgcatctttatctctgttttgtaggtttttttttttaggaatgtttgccatgaaataagctgttatttcatcctctcacaccTCCACCCAACACCGAATCCAACAAGGGGAAGTTgaatgttagaactaatgtctaacagccacaggggtagtgagaggATATATGTagccaatggccattgtaccgccactcacaggTCCAGTGTGAGTGCTAACAACGATATtggctgcttgaccctagccttccGAAtgagaccagctgattgacctgatcaaaccacctgtcttgctggaaaAAGGGACCAAAGAGTTCTGTTGCTAGCCAAAGGGTGTCATGCATGCCATCGCTCaccctccaggactcccatctccacagtgcacagggcagccacacacagcaaacatgtgggtaggtgtgaaccccacaacttgccaggagtgaatccagactgctctggtctctggtgccttagtaggtgggcaaaaactttgcctggtatgctgagcagtgcaatgccacggtagttgctacagtcccagtgaTCCCTTTTCActttgagtttgcaaacatcagtaggaaggaccagatgttccaagcaaaTAACTGGATAGCTCtcctgaggttaaacctcgggCGGTCGCTCTGGGtgtacaccacctctgccactcttgctgacactgccccaaataaagggggttggcaggctgtgggggcTCCCCATCCACTTGGGGgattccctagggctttgcccaacaagcctcatggtgggttggcgcctgtggggcgcaggtgggacaagtaactttTATTCTCATCCTGCACCccaaacatttgccctcccaacaggaacCCATAGCCCACCTCGCTTGCTGGGTGgtagggacagcacccctcccccagtaTATCCATTTCTTTGTGTCATTGCTGGcaagttatctggggggaggagggctgacaaggcccacctcccccgaagcactcatttaccccagggtgactaaggggaaggagttggtacagagccagggcatgCCACACACTGGTGGGCCATGTGCTCTGTACCTCTGAGGCCTCCTGACTGCTCCGAGATTCCCCACagtttaacacatacatatatatatatatatatatatatatatattatatatatatatatatatatatatatatgtatatataaaattatacattcacataatataaattcataattaataaatataaatataaatatatataaaatatatatatatatatatataatattatatatatatattaatatatatatgtacatataaatatgcacacgcacacgcacacgcacacacacgcacaccacacgcacacacacacacacaatatacacacacacacacataaacacacacacacacacacacataaacacacacacacacatatatacacacacacatatatacacacatacacacacacacacacatatacacatacacacacatatacacatacacacacaacacacacacacacacacacacacacacacacacacacacacacacacatatacacacacacacacataaacacacacaccacacacacaaagtgtgtatatattatatattatatatatatatatatatatatacatatacatatacatataatatatatatatatatatatatatacatatatatatatatatatatataaaatatatatatatatatatatataatatatatatatattatatataaaaaatatatgtatgtgtgtgtgtgtgtgtgtatgcaagtgtgtgttttgcattagtatctatatatatgttatatgcaaatatttctttgaaatttatgttttaatatacattacttttttcttttaatgtttcaTGTAAACTACAGTTATAACCTTAATTGTTAATGGAGAATATAAATTTCAGCTGTAATGTGATTGCCTCAGATGTCAATACTAAGTATTCCCGAAAGATTAACCAGGATCTGTGGGATGTTATGATTTCAAGCAAGACAAATGATAATCTAGGAGCTCACAAGTGTGTTCTGTCTGCAAGATCAGAATATTTTAACTGTATGTTTGGAGCTAATTGGATTGAGGTAAGTTAAAAGACTTAATTCTGTTCAAAAAAAGCATATTTCTAAAAGCATATTTTCCTACTTTTGCAGTGAGTGAAAATAATGTATTAAATTGATGTGTAATTAGATTATGATATTTCATTCACTTCTTTTCCAGTCAACCTCAACAAAAACATTAAGTATGCCTCTTCCAACCAATATATTGGTCATTATTCTGGATTATTTATATGAAGATGACTCACCAAAGCTTCGACAGTGCCGAGAGCCAGAATTTGTTTGCAATGTGCTTGTGGTAGCTGATCAGCTTTTAGTCACACGACTTTGTGAGATATGTGAACATGTCTTAGTGGGATTGCTAACTCTAAAGAATGCTGCAGACTTGTTAGAGTTTGCAGGTACTTACAATGCAAAACAGTTGAAGGTTTCAGCAATGCAGTTCATCTGTCTGAATTTGGCTGCTGTATTAGAGAATGGGTTAGTATCCATAGATCTGTTGATTTTGCATTGTTATAACAAAATTTATGGTGACATTTTGTTTTAGATAGGGTAGAAAATAGTGAATGAGTtatttaacccaatcggcacgtttggcaagaatacatgccatgcccactgtaacacaggtttatttattgtattcacacatagatggctctacaagtgcttatcatcaaggggtcacttattagtcctacctttctcacctgtttacccttttccttgacttttggaaaggctcttttgcattatttcattgtcttaaatgttaacaagattttaataatactttagtaatcataacatcaataacaataataacagtattgatatcaattgcattaaaaggaaaaacgcattttcctgccaattcaaggaatggggaaatcaagatcagtcagtaggccTACTGATAGAAATCCTTGGAGGCTGAGccgcatgtggagccatctgcatgtaacaaaattcacaaaaacatacaagggacagaacataaatccagtGTGATTGGGTTAAGAAGTGAAGGATACTCTTTCAAGTTGCAAAAAATAATTGGTCATTGATGTACTGATCATTCTTTCACAGATCTCTTCTGACCATTAGCAGTGGTGACATTCTTATGGATTTGTCAATCTACTATCGCAAATTTATCCCACAAATGTGCTACCGTTTGTTAACTCCTTATGATCAGTCACCATATGCAGATGAGCTGGAAAGGCTTCTAGAGCAAAATCCAGTGGTATTACCAGGGTctgaagaggaatggggagaCACATATGTCAAAGGtacaatatgaaaaggaaaatataagttatttcttcttattttatcccttctctttgtctttcaccTTTAGAAATAGAACTACTTAGATCAGGGGTGTCAAACTCAAAACCCTTTGCAGCCCACTTTTCATTTCATCTTGATGGTCGATAAAGGATTAAAACTTGCAGTATTTTcgaatatgtaatttttttttggttttattagactttaaatgatgacactaatgtaagaaaatgtatttaatattattttccatcATAGTGATCATAATTTCCCAGGTTAATAATCTTGTCATCCATGAGCCACTTGTTTACCATGACAAGGGCCAAGTTTGGCTCAGGGGCCCATGAGTGTAACATCCCTGAGTTAGATATTTGAATCCTTTGATGCTAGGATGGCAAAAATGGATGCCAAGCccattgtttctattatttattaaattttctttacacATAGATAACTCCACAGCTGCTTAATCACCCATGAATTTGTTAATATCTTAGCTGTCTTACCTGTTtaaatttttctgatttttatattttgttattgctattagtattgttaatgatattataataataataatgtcagtaataatgataactcatTGAGTGGGAAAATCAGATGAGGTCACATAGTCATACTAATTGGCTCCTTGGTGGCAATTTTGGATTTATCTGTgtgcaaacaaaattcacaaaagaacATTAAAGTCAACAGTGCATATACCCAGCAACAGAGCAGTTTTTGACTACATTAGATGTGATGCTTCAGCTAGCACTGCGTGGTTGTCAACTTTACAACACATATAGAAAAACATGTGGCTTTGTGCTATGCTTAACAAAAGTTTTTGCTGATAGGAACCACTACTAAAATAAGTGTTGTAAACTATACATGGCAGGATACctagtacaattttttttttcttttttttttttttcttttttttttttcattattattattatagcaataataataatgcaactcAGAAGTTCATTTGAAGAATTTCATTTTCTGATCCTTTTTTTGTATTCAAAGAAAGTCTCACTGAACCAGACTTGATGGTCTTTAGAGGGTTGAGAATGGCAAGTGGTTTTTAAAACCaagagattttccttttttctttgtgacTTGCTAAACATAAACTAACATAAATCCAGAATTCTTTGGTTTATCCTTCAGGAGATACTAAAGTAGGAAAAGCTTCCATGTTTTCatcagtaatttttttcttgagATTTCTAACAAAAAGTGgtaagttttatttttgatttttactaATTTTCTTGTAAATGCTCTCATGTTAAGATATGGTGAGTCCAAAAAGAAGAACcattgatcataaaaaaatagcatcagtttgaaaggaaaggaaaaatgaaattgagTAAAATACATGTGCAGTTTGTGATTGCcactttgtttctttgtctctagTAAAAGCTAAATCAATTAATTATCTCAAAGAGTTATTATA
This window of the Penaeus monodon isolate SGIC_2016 unplaced genomic scaffold, NSTDA_Pmon_1 PmonScaffold_1493, whole genome shotgun sequence genome carries:
- the LOC119569410 gene encoding inhibitor of Bruton tyrosine kinase-like, whose amino-acid sequence is MQGYIDIAHSATQWSNRQSSCNVIASDVNTKYSRKINQDLWDVMISSKTNDNLGAHKCVLSARSEYFNCMFGANWIESTSTKTLSMPLPTNILVIILDYLYEDDSPKLRQCREPEFVCNVLVVADQLLVTRLCEICEHVLVGLLTLKNAADLLEFAGTYNAKQLKVSAMQFICLNLAAVLENGSLLTISSGDILMDLSIYYRKFIPQMCYRLLTPYDQSPYADELERLLEQNPVVLPGSEEEWGDTYVKDRPSRSNGHGSSRKKKRSHRNSQSESRTRNSSTSSQFSVGSLSDSDSLKDLQQELEALNFDDLEERSIEKLKRSLHTLKKMNATLN